The following are encoded in a window of Manihot esculenta cultivar AM560-2 chromosome 8, M.esculenta_v8, whole genome shotgun sequence genomic DNA:
- the LOC110621524 gene encoding LRR receptor-like serine/threonine-protein kinase EFR: MGRLWRLQHLNLTYNSFVGKIPSNLTHCKELTVIEASGNNLVREIPEQLSSLSKLVVFGFGGNNLTGNIPTWIGNFSSLVGLSLAVNNFVGNIPNELGRLSSLGFFQLYGNYLSGTIPSSIYNLSSIYYFSVAQNQLHGQLPQDIGLTLPKLRVFAGGVNNFTGVFPVSLSNVSGLQVLDFAQNSLTGNIPRNLKNLLSLYRLNFDENNLGHWEIDDLNFLSSLANCTSLEVLGLAQNHYAGELPSSIGNLSTNLQIFTIGRNLIHGSIPVGIENLVNLYSLGLEGNHLSGIVPSAIGKLQNLGELNLNANRFSGSISPFIGNLTRLSRLSEENRFEGSIPESLGNCKNLQNLNLSSNNLNGNIPKQVILIFNFQDQITGIYL, translated from the coding sequence ATGGGACGTCTATGGCGGTTGCAGCATTTAAATTTGACCTACAATTCCTTTGTCGGGAAAATTCCATCTAATCTCACTCACTGTAAGGAACTTACAGTAATTGAAGCATCTGGCAACAACTTGGTAAGAGAGATTCCAGAGCAGCTTAGCTCATTGTCGAAGTTGGTTGTCTTTGGTTTTGGGGGGAATAATCTTACAGGAAACATTCCGACATGGATAGGGAACTTCTCTTCTCTGGTTGGCCTTTCACTTGCCGTGAATAATTTTGTCGGAAACATACCAAATGAGCTCGGACGGCTTTCAAGCTTGGGCTTTTTTCAACTTTATGGCAATTATCTTTCGGGTACAATCCCTTCTTCAATTTATAATCTCTCTTCTATATACTACTTCTCTGTTGCTCAAAACCAGCTTCATGGCCAATTACCACAAGATATTGGCCTGACGCTCCCTAAACTAAGAGTGTTTGCTGGTGGTGTTAACAATTTTACAGGGGTGTTTCCTGTGTCATTGTCAAATGTTTCTGGACTTCAAGTGCTTGATTTTGCTCAAAACAGTCTCACTGGAAATATTCCCAGGAATCTAAAGAACTTGCTAAGCTTATATAGACTCAATTTTGATGAAAATAACTTGGGACATTGGGAAATTGATGACTTGAATTTTCTTAGTTCTTTGGCTAACTGCACCAGTTTAGAGGTTTTGGGTCTGGCACAAAATCATTATGCAGGAGAATTGCCCAGCTCCATAGGTAACCTTTCAACCAATTTACAAATATTCACTATAGGAAGGAATCTGATTCATGGAAGCATTCCTGTTGGGATTGAGAACCTAGTTAACTTGTACAGTCTGGGATTGGAAGGTAACCATCTGAGTGGAATTGTTCCATCTGCAATTGGGAAACTGCAAAATTTAGGAGAATTGAATTTGAATGCTAACAGATTCTCTGGATCAATCTCACCCTTCATAGGGAACTTGACTAGATTGTCTAGGCTTTCGGAGGAAAACAGATTTGAGGGTAGCATACCTGAAAGTCTGGGGAACtgcaaaaatcttcaaaacttaAACCTCTCGAGTAATAATCTTAATGGAAACATACCCAAACAGGTCATTCTGATATTTAATTTCCAAGATCAGATAACaggaatttatctctaa